The Solanum lycopersicum chromosome 8, SLM_r2.1 DNA segment cagaggtttatTTTCAGGgataccttctgaggatccataTGACCATATAGGTAAGGTAAGggaagtgtgtaaaagttgtgtggggagacCTGATTTAGATCTGGATGTAATAGGtcttagagtgtttcctctctcactggcgggagaggctgctatgtggttcactgagctcacatacaactccatcttcacttggaaccaactaagggatgtcttcttagcccgctactatccggtctccaagaaattaaaccataaagacagggtgaacaattttgtggcactaccaagagagtcagttagtagttcttgggatagagtCACCTcactcttgagaagtgttccaaatcaccatatatatgatgagtcactgaaggaatacttctatcggggacaggatgataacaataaagcggtgttggacactatagcagatGGATCTTATgaagaatgcccttatgctgagattgcagAAAAACTAGAGAGAATCTCtcgaaataacaaagcttggagtactaggaagtccgataaaaggagaaacaccttcgtagtgcagtccactcacaaaccagccacagatgagattcgtgaagaaatggctcagatgagaaccgagcttgggttggtacttaaacatgtcactggggtgtagaaaagataaatgcagtcaactatttggctaaaccaccacttccaaacgatgagtgttattaagaggaggactcctatgcagtaaatgaacagatggggggtttccgaccatgtgcccaaggctctaatcaagagaattggcgccaaggtcaagggaaccaaggtcgaaactatggtaactacaatcgtgagggtcattatgtccgagatggaaactacaatcgcgacaacaacttcaacaggggtaactatggtaatagaaacgacaggaatggaccctatgttcctccttaaaatcgtgaagttactcctagagatggtggaggtagtatgtcgtgagttgaggatatgttgcataaaatgatgagaaggttcgatgctagtgatgagcacaataaggagttgaggaatgatttagcgggtattgggacaaaagttgatacacatgcaatatcgattaatcAACTTTAGTTACAATTAGCCCAATTATCTACAACTCTGAACACAcagcaaccgggcactcttcctagcaacactgtccaaaatccaaaaaatgatggacattgtatggcaattactactcgcggtggcaagcaaaccattgactcacctatgccatctaatgagaaaaaggtaaCCAAAGATTCTcataaagtggtaaatgttgatgctgAATTATAGGATAACACCACAAAAGaagctgaagtgcctaaaaaggtaactcctatgCCTAGGACACCaaccccatttcctcaaagattattgaaaaagaccgaggatggcaaatatcggtgttttataacaatgttgaagcaactttctgtcaatgtccctttggtagaatctttagaacaaatgcccggttacgccatttttatgaaagatctggtcacaaagaaaagatcggttacttttgaggatgatgatagaatgcagcattgtagtgctattgctacaagatctcttgtccaaaagaaagaagatccgggtacGTTCACTATCCCTTGTACAAtagggctattacattttgtgaaagcattatgtgatctgggtgcaagcataaatctcatgcccctgtCGATTTACAACAAGTTGGgcttgggtgacccaaagcccactgtgatgcggctactgatggttgatcgaacagtaaaacggcccatagggatacttcatgatgttctagtaaaagtggagtcattcatcttttcggctgattttttattcttgattgttaggttgattttgaagtgcctattgtttttgggaggccattcctaggtacaggtagagccttactAGACATGGAAAAAGgccagatgaaatttcggttgaacaatgagaaagtgacctttaatatttgtaggtccatgaggcagagtggtgagctccaatcggcatatgctatatcctacaatatgggtgagacatctgagacacaaatagaagaacgtctaggtgtcgaagcattagcgacagtgataatgaactttgatagcgattgcattgaagagtatgagtcattagtcgtggctcttgaccgaggtgatgttcggtttaaaccaaagaaatttgagCTCGATATGAAAAATTGTGAGTCCCCACCCGCAAAACCATCTATAAAGAAGGCTCCAAAAGTtgaactaaaagctctcccacctaatcttaggtatgaattctttgGAAATGGTTACACTTtaccggtaatcattgcatcagacctggatgAACAACAAGTTCAGAGTTTAGtaaaggtactaaaaaggttcaaaagagctattgggtggactattgcggacattattgggatccctccttgtatttgctctcataaaatccaattcatgcctgatcataagcggagtattgagcaccagagatgcttgaatcctcctatgcaagaggttgtgaagaaggaaatcattaaatggtgggatgccggagtaatctatccaatcgccgatagtagttgggtatgcgtagttcagtgtgtacctaagaaagggggaatgactgtggtccccaacgaaaaaatgaacttgttccaatgagaccggttactggatggagggtgtgtatttACTGTAAACTTAAcgcatggactgaaaaagaccattttcctatgcccttcatggatcagatgttggatagacttgtcggaaaagggtggtattgtttttttgatgggtattcggggtataatcagatttctattgcaccagaagatcgagggaaccactttcacttgtccatatgggacttttgcgttcagaagaatgtcgtttgggttgtgcaatgcacccgcaacctttcaaagatgtatgatgtcaatattttctgacatggtggaggatactatagaagtttttatggtaacttttctgtggttggtgatttattcgagcggtgtttgaccaatttatctgaggttcttaagagatgtgaagactgcaatttggtactaaactcagaaaagtgtcatttcatggtgaaagagggtattgtgttgggtcatcgcatttcagaaaaagGGCAtcgaggttgatcgagctaaagtcaaggtaatagagagacttcccccaccgatctctatgaaaggtgtgagaagctttcttgggcatgcaggtttttactgtagattcatcaaagacttttcaaagattgcacacccattaCGCAAATTGCTGGataaagaatgtaaattttgttttgatgaattctgtcttaaagcattcggttAGCTAAAAGAAAAGCtagtgtctgcgcctatcattatttctccggattggaacagtcggtttgaggtaatgtgcgattCTATTGGGGTGgttcttggtgtagtattgggatacagaaaaaacaaaatccttcagccaatttactatgctagtaaagccctaaataaAGCTCAGAaaaactacacagtgactgagcgagaactccttgcagtaatctttgcttttgagaaatttcgctcctatttgctaggttcTAGAGTTATAgcgcatactgaccattcaacattgagatatttgatggcgaagaaTTATGCGAAACctaggctgattcgttgggtattactgctacaagaatttgactttgaagtgcctGATAAaaaaggaactgaaaatcaagttgctgataaCTTatctcgtctagaggatgaagctatgagagagttaggggataagactgacattgatgatactttccccgatgtaCATGTactggctgcttcacaagacttgattccatggttcgcagattttgcgaattatctggctagtgatattgttccatcagacttgtcctttcatcaaaggaaaaagttcatgtacgatgtgaagaagttcttttgtgATGAACCATACTTTTttaggagttgtgccgatgggcttattcggcgttgtatgccagaatgtgaaatgttgaatgtgttggaggcatgccattcttcacccgTTGGCgaacatcacagtggtatccgaaccgctcataaaatattacaatgtggttactattgtcCTACTATTAATCAATATGCTCATGGGTTTGTTAAAGCATGTtacaaatgtcaacgagatggttGTATTttaagaaagcaagagctccctctaaaccccattcttgtgattaagttatttgatgtttggggtattgactttatgggccctttctagagttctcatggaatgaagtacattctagtagcagtCGATtctgtatctaaatgggtcgaagccatagtCCTCgtaaacaatgaagggaagagtgtcactgcattcttgaaaaagaatatattctctcgttttggcaccctaaaggccattattagtgatagGGGCTCCCACTTCAgcaacatattttttaatgggttattggagaaatacggggttcgccataatgtggccactccttaccaccctcaaactagtgggcaagtagAAGTGTCGAATCGGGAAATAAAACAGATATTGTAAAAAACAGTGAATACTAGTAGAATGGATtagtcaaggaggcttgatgatgctctttgggcctaccggacagtatataagactcccataggtatgtctccatacgaacttgtatatgggaaatcttgtcatcttccggttgagttagagcataaagccatgtgggctatgaagaagttaaaaatggattggagcgaagctgcagagcaacggttaaatgggttgaatgaactcgatgaatttcggCTAAAAGCCTATGTGAGCTCAGcactatacaaagaaaagatgaagaaatacCATGACAACAGAATTGAAAAGCGAGaatttatggtcggggatttaatgcttttattcaattccaggttgcgcttgtttctgggcaagctcaagtcctaATGgctggtccttacttggttacccaactattcactcatggagcagttgagttggaaactaaggagggtgtgcagttcaaggtgaatggacagcgcataaaaatctattttgggcatgttgaatcggcaaatgaagtgatagaggcataccatcttgatgaagtttgagtaaTCGAGTGTCCCCAGTCATACCGCGatattaaatcaggcgcttgtatGGAGgtaacccaatacttatcgtctttttagtaatggtagcatttttctattaatgggttttttaaatttgtaggcacatcaccaggaaattctgcagaaaattactctgcagcagtcactaacggacacatcgacggaccgttgcgcctgcgacggaccgtcgtatgcatccgtcgtaccaggtacgtttttctattatttttaaactagagAACATGCGACGGAACaaacgacgggtcgtcacaactgcgacggaccgtcatcggggaaccatcgcgtgattaatgaggtataCCCGACCCGagccggctggaccctttttcaaaattagaccCTTTGAACTCCGCAACCCCTCATTTTACCCCATTACTCCTTTAAACTTCCACATTCCCT contains these protein-coding regions:
- the LOC138337912 gene encoding uncharacterized protein translates to MEPAEDTVLAALFATLEIPQPPPREHAIGVKQRTRREHGRRSAVRLRLQGESHLQRRRPPDESRRIIMPPRRAVKGLPARRNNEEPEKQKGHAPSTAIAPARGKKVVYTSPNPKNIKYRPDQSKGRVAQVRSWAPASAKCGKNHPGKCRDRQTGCFKCGQEDHFMGEFPKNNLGGINTCNRAQSSSICPPDKGEPRGFTSGTGGGANFLKAITSRQEKEILSDVRSGHTFVVTSSLMQMLTARGLFSGIPSEDPYDHIGKDDNNKAVLDTIADGSYEECPYAEIAEKLERISRNNKAWSTRKSDKRRNTFQPGTLPSNTVQNPKNDGHCMAITTRGGKQTIDSPMPSNEKKDNTTKEAEVPKKVDFEVPIVFGRPFLGTGRALLDMEKGQMKFRLNNEKVTFNICRSMRQSEYESLVVALDRGDVRFKPKKFELDMKNCESPPAKPSIKKAPKVELKALPPNLRYEFFGNGYTLPVIIASDLDEQQVQSLVKLKEKLVSAPIIISPDWNSRFEVMCDSIGVVLGVVLGYRKNKILQPIYYASKALNKAQKNYTVTERELLAVIFAFEKFRSYLLGSRVIAHTDHSTLRYLMAKNYAKPRLIRWVLLLQEFDFEVPDKKGTENQVADNLSRLEDEAMRELGDKTDIDDTFPDVHVLAASQDLIPWFADFANYLASDIVPSDLSFHQRKKFMYDVKKFFCDEPYFFRSCADGLIRRCMPECEMLNVLEACHSSPVGEHHSGIRTAHKILQCGYYCPTINQYAHGFVKACYKCQRDGCILRKQELPLNPILVIKLFDVWGIDFMGPF